In a genomic window of Aggregatimonas sangjinii:
- a CDS encoding threonine aldolase family protein, producing MEINLISDTVTKPSAGMLNAMMSAEVGDDVFKADPTVNALEEKAAALFGTEAALYFPSGTMTNQTAIKLHTQPGDQLICDKYAHVYNYEGGGVSFNSGVSCKLVDGHRGMMTAEQVEAAINPPDFYHSPLTSLVCIENTTNKGGGACWDFKELKRIKEVCERHGLRYHLDGARLWNALVAKNESPEQYGALFDSISICLSKGLGCPVGSVLVGNQDLIDRAMRVRKVFGGGMRQAGFLAAAGIYALDNHTERLAEDHRKAKEIGAVLQSLPIISKVEPIETNIVIFELEEAKMPADDFVNYLKDQNVHLIGMGQGKLRIVTHLDYSDEEHDVFLSILKNL from the coding sequence TTGGAAATAAACTTAATTAGCGATACGGTTACAAAGCCCTCTGCAGGGATGTTAAATGCCATGATGTCCGCCGAAGTCGGCGATGACGTCTTTAAGGCGGACCCAACAGTGAATGCTTTGGAAGAAAAAGCGGCCGCATTGTTCGGCACCGAGGCGGCATTATACTTTCCATCAGGTACGATGACTAACCAAACTGCGATCAAATTGCATACCCAACCCGGAGATCAGCTCATATGTGATAAATATGCGCATGTCTATAATTATGAAGGCGGTGGGGTCAGTTTTAATAGTGGCGTTTCCTGTAAATTGGTCGATGGGCATCGGGGTATGATGACGGCTGAACAGGTCGAGGCGGCAATCAATCCACCGGATTTCTACCATAGTCCGCTAACGTCTTTGGTGTGTATCGAGAATACGACTAACAAAGGGGGTGGCGCGTGCTGGGATTTTAAGGAGCTCAAGCGAATAAAAGAAGTTTGTGAACGACATGGGCTACGCTATCACTTAGACGGCGCAAGACTTTGGAATGCCTTGGTGGCCAAAAATGAATCGCCAGAACAGTACGGGGCACTTTTCGACAGCATCAGTATCTGTTTGAGTAAAGGGTTAGGCTGTCCGGTCGGGTCGGTTTTGGTAGGGAACCAGGATTTGATAGATCGGGCCATGCGGGTACGAAAGGTTTTCGGCGGTGGTATGCGACAGGCTGGATTTCTAGCAGCGGCCGGTATCTATGCCTTGGACAACCATACGGAAAGACTAGCGGAGGATCATCGAAAAGCCAAGGAAATCGGAGCGGTCTTGCAAAGCCTGCCTATAATATCAAAAGTAGAGCCGATAGAAACGAATATTGTCATCTTTGAGTTGGAAGAGGCGAAAATGCCTGCGGATGATTTCGTCAACTATCTTAAAGATCAAAACGTACATCTCATAGGAATGGGGCAGGGAAAGCTAAGAATCGTAACCCATTTAGATTATTCCGATGAGGAGCATGATGTTTTCTTGTCCATTCTGAAAAATTTATAG
- a CDS encoding zinc-dependent metalloprotease, whose translation MKHPSLFCLLSLLCSLALFGQFAEKSKDFQKFSGFFNFQHDDKTDKVYLEVAELKKEFLYVYSLSSGIGSNDIGLDRGQLGNEQVVFFRKAGNKLMLVQPNLKFRALTDNNLERKSVEQAFATSILGGFKIEEEKGGKYIIDITDFLMQDTHGVAGRLKRNEQGNYSVDKDKSAMALERTKAFPKNIEFDVTLTFKGEAKGDNIRSVSPNASLVTVAQHHSFIELPDDNFVKREFDPRSGAYPFMYYDYSTPVQEPILKRFITRHRLEKKDPTAAVSEAVEPIVYYLDNGTPEPVRSALLEGGRWWNQAFEAIGYKDAFQVKILPDDADPLDVRYNVIQWVHRSTRGWSYGSSITDPRTGEIMKGHVSLGSLRIRQDFLIAQALMNKPFAERDDNYQPMLNLAIARIRQLSAHEIGHTLGFAHNYAASTNDRASVMDYPHPQFSVKGDEIDFSNAYATGIGEWDKVSVAYSYESFQDEANEKEELDKILDQAKTDGLRFITDQDARPQGSAHVLAHLWDNGKNVSEELDAMLNVRKTAIANFSMDNIRSGEAYSVLEDVFVPLYFFHRYQTEGVAKIIGGLEYNYAVKGDGQETVKIVNKSMQEEALKSILKTLDANEIAIPKEKLALFPPRAFGFGRTRESINGKTGVSFDALSAAETAADMTLGFLLHPERASRLIQQKAIDPSNLGLAEVLDEVGRNTIQREHKDAYLNEVQQNINFRVLFHFMNLAAHDGVHPQVNAIAHEKLRAMKSMITKGAKSASSIEMVRRINHFYDEIDDFKVIATPKLPDGSPIGMDCFH comes from the coding sequence ATGAAACATCCTTCTTTATTCTGCCTGCTAAGCTTACTCTGTTCTCTGGCCCTATTCGGACAATTTGCCGAGAAGAGCAAGGACTTTCAAAAATTCAGTGGCTTCTTTAATTTTCAACATGATGACAAAACCGATAAGGTGTACTTAGAGGTGGCGGAACTTAAAAAGGAGTTCCTCTATGTGTACTCGTTGAGTAGTGGAATCGGGAGTAATGACATCGGCTTGGATAGGGGACAGCTCGGTAACGAGCAAGTAGTATTCTTTAGAAAGGCGGGAAACAAATTGATGTTGGTACAACCGAACCTTAAGTTTCGGGCTTTGACGGACAACAATTTGGAACGGAAATCCGTAGAGCAGGCATTTGCGACATCCATTTTAGGGGGATTCAAGATCGAAGAAGAAAAGGGTGGGAAATATATAATCGATATCACTGATTTTCTGATGCAGGATACCCACGGGGTCGCCGGTCGTTTAAAGCGAAACGAACAGGGAAATTACAGTGTTGACAAAGACAAGAGTGCCATGGCCTTGGAACGGACCAAGGCGTTTCCCAAAAATATCGAATTCGACGTAACGCTCACGTTTAAGGGAGAGGCCAAGGGAGACAACATTCGTTCGGTTAGTCCGAATGCTAGCTTGGTTACCGTGGCGCAACATCATTCGTTTATCGAATTACCTGATGATAATTTTGTAAAACGGGAATTCGACCCACGAAGCGGAGCGTATCCTTTTATGTATTACGATTATTCCACCCCCGTTCAAGAACCGATATTAAAACGATTTATAACAAGGCATCGGTTGGAAAAGAAAGACCCGACTGCCGCCGTGAGCGAAGCGGTCGAACCGATTGTTTATTATTTGGATAACGGCACGCCTGAACCGGTACGGTCAGCCCTGCTGGAGGGTGGTCGCTGGTGGAATCAGGCATTTGAGGCCATAGGCTACAAAGATGCTTTTCAGGTAAAAATACTACCCGACGATGCCGACCCATTGGACGTTCGCTATAATGTCATACAATGGGTACACCGTTCCACAAGGGGCTGGAGCTACGGTAGTAGTATTACCGATCCCCGCACCGGCGAAATAATGAAAGGCCACGTGAGCCTCGGTAGCCTCCGAATCAGACAGGATTTTCTGATCGCACAGGCATTGATGAACAAACCTTTTGCGGAAAGGGATGACAATTACCAACCGATGTTGAATTTGGCGATTGCTCGAATTCGGCAACTTTCGGCACATGAAATCGGCCATACTTTGGGTTTTGCGCACAACTATGCGGCTAGCACGAACGACCGCGCCTCGGTAATGGACTATCCCCATCCGCAGTTTTCGGTCAAGGGCGATGAGATCGACTTTTCAAATGCCTATGCGACCGGAATCGGGGAGTGGGACAAGGTTTCCGTAGCCTATTCTTACGAGAGTTTTCAGGACGAAGCGAATGAAAAAGAGGAGTTGGACAAAATCTTAGACCAGGCCAAAACAGACGGGTTGCGTTTTATTACCGATCAGGATGCCCGCCCACAGGGGAGTGCACATGTTCTGGCGCATTTGTGGGACAACGGCAAGAATGTAAGTGAAGAATTGGATGCGATGCTGAATGTTCGTAAAACCGCAATCGCCAATTTTTCGATGGATAATATTCGAAGTGGGGAAGCGTATTCGGTTTTAGAGGACGTGTTTGTGCCATTGTACTTTTTTCATAGGTACCAAACGGAAGGTGTTGCCAAAATTATAGGGGGATTAGAATACAATTATGCTGTAAAAGGCGACGGACAGGAAACGGTCAAAATTGTTAACAAGTCCATGCAAGAGGAGGCATTAAAAAGCATTCTGAAAACCTTGGATGCAAATGAGATTGCGATTCCCAAGGAAAAGCTGGCGCTTTTCCCGCCCAGGGCTTTTGGTTTTGGAAGAACCCGGGAGTCGATTAATGGGAAAACCGGAGTTTCTTTTGATGCACTTTCCGCCGCCGAAACCGCGGCCGACATGACATTAGGGTTTTTATTGCATCCGGAACGTGCATCCCGTCTTATTCAACAAAAGGCCATCGACCCTTCAAACCTAGGGCTGGCCGAAGTTTTGGATGAAGTTGGTCGTAATACGATTCAGCGAGAACATAAGGATGCTTATTTAAATGAAGTGCAGCAGAATATCAATTTCAGGGTGTTGTTTCACTTCATGAATTTGGCCGCTCATGATGGCGTTCATCCACAGGTAAATGCCATAGCGCATGAAAAGCTCAGGGCCATGAAGTCTATGATAACGAAAGGTGCAAAAAGCGCCAGTAGTATAGAAATGGTTCGAAGAATCAATCACTTTTATGACGAAATCGATGATTTTAAAGTAATTGCGACCCCTAAATTACCCGACGGTTCGCCCATTGGTATGGATTGTTTTCATTAA